A region of Candidatus Micrarchaeota archaeon DNA encodes the following proteins:
- a CDS encoding tyrosine-type recombinase/integrase encodes MGQLQVVGRKELMRIANRKPPKFLYPDDIRTIINGAQKDRYRLLFLVLWMTGARISEALSLRYCDIDWREHQIRMLTVKQNDLAERMIPIQPELETALSTYITTHKLNPNERLFKMTPQAAHLALKHVLRRVMLPKWIHLHTFRHSFAVNCLRNGVLINTLKVIMGHRNIEDTMIYLTVFQPEVHKQISQVKF; translated from the coding sequence TTGGGACAACTGCAAGTAGTAGGAAGAAAGGAATTGATGAGAATAGCAAATCGTAAGCCACCAAAGTTTCTTTATCCTGATGATATAAGGACAATCATAAATGGAGCACAGAAGGACAGGTATAGACTTTTGTTCTTAGTTTTATGGATGACAGGAGCAAGAATATCTGAAGCACTATCATTAAGATATTGTGATATTGATTGGCGAGAGCATCAAATCAGAATGCTTACAGTAAAACAAAATGATTTAGCCGAAAGGATGATACCGATTCAACCAGAGTTAGAAACCGCATTATCAACATACATCACAACTCATAAATTAAATCCTAATGAACGATTGTTTAAGATGACACCTCAAGCAGCACATTTAGCGTTAAAGCACGTATTGAGAAGAGTAATGCTGCCAAAATGGATACACTTGCATACTTTTAGGCACTCATTTGCTGTTAATTGTTTGAGGAATGGAGTGTTGATTAACACTTTGAAAGTGATTATGGGGCATAGAAATATAGAGGACACGATGATTTACTTAACAGTGTTTCAACCAGAAGTCCATAAACAAATCAGTCAGGTTAAATTTTAA
- the aspS gene encoding aspartate--tRNA(Asn) ligase translates to MMRTHLISELNEGMDGKHVVLAGWVHEVRDTAKITFLILRDSTGLVQVIGKKGEINEQTLKNMMLPKESVIEVKGVIKRNSEAKKGFEVIPEEITDLNPLSRQIPFEITGKVPADIDVRLNHRYVDLRRLECRAIFKIESTILQSFRDFFAEKGFTEIRTPTIVGEATEGGAEVFPVVYFEKEAFLAQSPQLYKQLALVGGMDKVFMIVPVFRAEKSNTTYHLTEVTQMDIEVAFADADDAIEYLSGCVVHIIKSVMEKNQEDLKTLGSELKVPEVRVTTYGEAVAALKKKGVTVNEGSDLSRENEEKLQEIYGDAVIVKDYPTAVRAFYSMPKSDNPELTNSYDFIYKGLEISSGAQRIHKPELLVEALKKKGLNPDNFAFYVDAFRVGAPPHAGWSIGLERLAMKIIGLANIREASLFPRDRKRLAP, encoded by the coding sequence ATGATGAGGACGCACTTGATAAGCGAGCTTAATGAAGGGATGGACGGCAAGCACGTTGTACTGGCAGGCTGGGTTCATGAAGTAAGGGACACCGCCAAGATCACGTTTCTTATACTGCGCGACAGCACGGGCCTGGTCCAGGTCATAGGGAAGAAAGGCGAAATTAACGAACAAACCCTGAAGAATATGATGCTGCCGAAGGAGAGCGTGATAGAGGTAAAAGGCGTAATAAAAAGGAACAGCGAGGCAAAGAAGGGGTTTGAGGTAATACCGGAGGAAATAACGGATTTGAATCCGCTTTCAAGGCAGATACCTTTCGAGATAACCGGGAAGGTGCCCGCAGATATCGATGTGAGGCTGAACCATAGGTATGTGGACCTAAGGAGGCTGGAGTGCAGGGCTATATTCAAAATAGAATCAACGATACTGCAGAGCTTCAGGGATTTCTTTGCGGAGAAGGGATTCACCGAGATAAGGACCCCGACAATAGTAGGCGAGGCGACAGAAGGGGGTGCGGAGGTGTTTCCGGTTGTGTATTTTGAGAAGGAAGCGTTCCTTGCACAGTCGCCACAGCTGTACAAGCAGCTTGCCCTAGTCGGGGGAATGGACAAGGTATTCATGATAGTTCCTGTATTCAGGGCGGAAAAGTCGAACACCACATACCATTTGACGGAGGTAACGCAAATGGACATAGAGGTGGCGTTCGCCGATGCGGATGACGCGATAGAATACCTCTCGGGATGTGTAGTGCACATAATAAAGAGCGTAATGGAGAAGAACCAGGAGGACCTGAAAACCCTCGGTTCGGAGCTGAAGGTCCCTGAAGTGAGGGTAACTACCTACGGCGAAGCTGTCGCTGCGCTTAAGAAGAAGGGGGTAACAGTTAACGAGGGAAGCGACCTGTCAAGGGAGAACGAGGAAAAGCTTCAGGAGATCTACGGTGACGCGGTAATAGTCAAGGATTATCCGACTGCTGTTAGGGCATTCTATAGCATGCCCAAGAGCGATAATCCGGAGCTTACGAACAGCTACGATTTCATATACAAGGGGCTTGAGATAAGCAGCGGCGCACAGCGTATCCACAAGCCCGAGCTGCTCGTAGAGGCGCTCAAGAAAAAGGGCCTGAACCCAGACAACTTCGCGTTCTACGTGGATGCGTTCAGGGTTGGCGCGCCCCCGCATGCTGGATGGAGCATAGGCCTGGAAAGGCTCGCTATGAAAATTATCGGGCTAGCGAACATAAGGGAGGCCTCGCTCTTCCCAAGGGATAGGAAAAGGCTGGCTCCGTAA
- a CDS encoding NUDIX hydrolase: MAEEAKFEIGIKALILNDRNRILVLKAGEEELRYEKQDFWDLPGGRIQLNSDIEETLRREINEELGIPGSTLRINGIFDASISNFKITRKKEKLSLMLITYECGLSAHKEFKISKEHSEYRWMPVNVAARHLGKKFPKAFVDKLRKL, from the coding sequence GTGGCGGAGGAGGCTAAATTTGAAATAGGCATAAAGGCCCTGATTTTAAATGACAGAAACAGGATACTTGTACTTAAGGCAGGCGAAGAGGAGCTCAGGTACGAAAAACAGGACTTCTGGGACCTTCCAGGGGGGAGGATACAGCTAAATTCCGACATAGAGGAAACGCTGAGAAGGGAAATTAACGAGGAGCTGGGCATCCCCGGCAGCACCTTGAGGATAAATGGGATATTTGATGCCTCAATATCCAATTTTAAAATAACAAGGAAGAAGGAAAAATTGTCCCTCATGCTGATAACTTACGAGTGCGGATTATCGGCGCACAAGGAATTCAAGATCAGCAAGGAGCACTCGGAATACAGGTGGATGCCCGTCAACGTTGCCGCAAGGCATCTGGGTAAAAAATTCCCCAAGGCATTCGTAGACAAGCTCAGAAAACTGTAG
- a CDS encoding SET domain-containing protein, which yields MMCVKTKIRQSKIHGIGLFADQNIKKGTIVWRFTPNFDLRFTKKQIKKLPNQVQKYLEEYVWLSKKSGKYCFSSDNGKYFNHSDSPNVLSAYYKGEEEVITKAIRDIKKGEEITDDYHSFEKNFRKPKTYN from the coding sequence ATGATGTGTGTAAAAACAAAAATCAGACAATCTAAAATACACGGAATAGGGCTTTTTGCTGACCAGAATATCAAGAAAGGAACTATTGTATGGCGATTTACACCTAATTTTGATTTAAGATTCACTAAGAAACAAATTAAAAAACTCCCAAATCAAGTCCAAAAATACCTTGAAGAATATGTTTGGTTAAGTAAGAAGAGCGGTAAATATTGTTTTTCTTCGGATAATGGTAAATACTTCAATCATTCAGATAGTCCAAATGTCTTGAGTGCTTATTATAAAGGCGAGGAAGAAGTTATAACTAAAGCAATTAGAGATATAAAAAAGGGAGAAGAAATAACTGATGATTATCATTCTTTTGAAAAGAACTTTAGAAAACCAAAGACCTACAATTGA
- a CDS encoding cupin domain-containing protein, protein MSNYEVKNISGSEEVRELGRAKLESVNVGGAKVARFVLGKGWKWSVDIKPLVKTEWCEASHFQYQISGKLHIKLKDGTEFEIGPGDVSSVPSGHDAWVVGDEPVVGIEWTATEIVNELSKGDKD, encoded by the coding sequence ATGTCAAACTATGAGGTCAAGAATATATCTGGTTCCGAAGAAGTTAGAGAGTTAGGTCGTGCCAAGCTCGAATCCGTAAACGTCGGGGGCGCAAAGGTCGCGCGTTTTGTATTGGGAAAAGGGTGGAAGTGGTCTGTCGATATCAAACCTTTGGTCAAAACAGAATGGTGCGAGGCTTCGCACTTCCAATACCAGATTTCCGGAAAATTACACATCAAGTTGAAAGACGGGACCGAATTCGAAATCGGGCCCGGAGACGTGTCTTCTGTCCCATCAGGACATGATGCCTGGGTTGTCGGCGATGAGCCCGTAGTTGGTATCGAATGGACTGCAACAGAAATTGTCAATGAGCTATCAAAAGGGGACAAAGATTAG
- a CDS encoding tyrosine-type recombinase/integrase: protein MELADALRYFKGYKKETASGQSSITVNLSKSNYKAVEDFTQFLIASGKNRKTILRHLYCLRIFTQLYGEKKDYKSATRADIQSAILKVETGDYAENTKLKIRITTKYFYKYLMGSIEDNYYPKQVSWIKTFLPSNHKRILPEDILTPEEVLKLIDASKYTRDRAIIALLYDSGIRVGELMHLRVKDINLEGSLGHIMVGNKEYKGKTGMRKVGIMMSVPYLVNYLEENKYLKPDDNLWRALGNNREEEKNGVVKGASIRRMLQRLSKEAKINKPVHPHAFRHARASNYANQLTEQQLKKHFGWTQSSKMAAVYVHLNDKDMDEAVMRANGVNPQKEVNTPPKLPYKECQRCKNQNKLTAVHCDRCGAPLDTYIAISDDEKINKLGEMFAAASQDPRWLAKLLKSAQKYKKK from the coding sequence ATGGAACTAGCGGATGCTCTCCGTTACTTTAAAGGCTACAAAAAGGAAACTGCCAGTGGGCAGTCGAGCATAACAGTTAATCTATCAAAAAGCAACTATAAGGCTGTTGAGGATTTTACCCAATTCTTAATAGCATCAGGAAAGAACAGGAAGACTATACTGAGGCATTTATACTGTTTGAGAATATTTACCCAGCTTTATGGTGAGAAAAAAGACTATAAATCAGCAACAAGGGCTGATATTCAAAGTGCTATACTAAAAGTAGAAACTGGAGATTACGCAGAGAATACGAAGTTGAAAATACGCATTACTACTAAATATTTCTATAAATACTTGATGGGCAGTATTGAGGATAATTATTATCCAAAACAAGTATCTTGGATTAAGACATTCCTACCATCAAATCACAAGAGAATTCTACCTGAGGATATACTTACGCCAGAAGAAGTTTTGAAGCTTATTGATGCCTCAAAATACACAAGGGACAGAGCAATTATAGCCCTTCTTTATGATAGTGGAATTAGAGTGGGTGAGCTAATGCATTTGAGAGTAAAGGACATCAATCTTGAGGGCAGTTTAGGGCATATAATGGTCGGAAATAAAGAGTATAAAGGTAAAACTGGTATGAGAAAAGTAGGGATAATGATGTCGGTTCCTTACCTTGTTAATTATCTAGAAGAAAACAAATACTTGAAACCTGATGATAACCTTTGGCGAGCATTAGGCAATAATAGAGAAGAGGAAAAGAATGGTGTAGTCAAGGGTGCATCTATAAGACGAATGCTACAGAGGCTTAGTAAAGAAGCTAAAATCAATAAGCCTGTGCATCCTCACGCTTTTAGGCACGCGAGAGCGTCTAATTATGCTAACCAATTAACAGAACAACAATTAAAAAAGCACTTTGGCTGGACTCAATCCTCTAAAATGGCTGCTGTTTATGTGCATCTAAATGATAAAGATATGGATGAGGCTGTTATGCGAGCAAACGGAGTTAATCCGCAGAAAGAGGTTAATACGCCACCAAAATTGCCCTATAAAGAGTGTCAAAGGTGTAAAAATCAGAATAAATTAACTGCTGTTCACTGCGATAGATGTGGTGCTCCTCTTGATACTTACATAGCTATCTCTGATGATGAGAAAATAAACAAGCTGGGTGAGATGTTTGCTGCTGCATCGCAGGACCCTAGATGGCTTGCTAAATTACTTAAATCAGCACAAAAATATAAAAAGAAATGA
- a CDS encoding NAD(P)-binding domain-containing protein, with protein sequence MSTKEIGLIGLGNMGKNIADKLHHSGYSLVLYNRTDENYPHFKDRERIYLSRGIKEFADRLNASEGSSIVWMMIPGGKATNDTIAEISAMLRKNDIVIDGSNSIYEDSIANYNKLKKFGISYLDVGCAGGPGDLLDGVALMVGGDNDAYERAEDVLKAVSGKGTYGYVGASGSGHMAKLVHNGIFYGIFPVYSEGVDLMLAMKGKQPEMNFDIKEALRLLGSCPPITTGIMKAIYSAVEEHKLPEDAPVVKISEMVSWEVEKAGKMGVRLSITKAILEGYSSMSEGSRRIYAGAKRILTGH encoded by the coding sequence ATGAGTACAAAAGAGATAGGCTTGATAGGGCTGGGGAATATGGGGAAGAACATAGCGGACAAGCTGCATCACAGCGGCTATTCGCTTGTTTTGTACAACAGGACCGACGAGAACTACCCGCACTTCAAGGACAGGGAGCGCATATACCTGTCCAGAGGGATAAAGGAATTTGCGGATCGGCTCAATGCCTCGGAAGGAAGCTCAATAGTATGGATGATGATTCCGGGAGGCAAGGCAACCAACGACACCATAGCGGAGATTTCTGCAATGCTAAGGAAAAACGACATTGTCATAGACGGATCCAATTCAATATATGAGGATTCCATCGCCAACTACAACAAGCTGAAAAAATTCGGCATATCATACCTGGACGTCGGCTGTGCAGGAGGGCCGGGCGACCTTCTTGACGGCGTCGCATTGATGGTCGGCGGGGACAATGATGCATATGAAAGGGCAGAGGACGTATTGAAGGCAGTATCCGGCAAAGGCACCTACGGCTACGTCGGCGCAAGCGGCTCCGGGCACATGGCCAAGCTTGTGCATAACGGCATATTCTATGGCATATTCCCTGTGTATTCGGAAGGTGTTGATCTGATGCTCGCAATGAAGGGGAAGCAGCCCGAAATGAACTTCGACATAAAGGAGGCGCTCAGGCTGCTCGGCTCCTGCCCTCCAATAACTACGGGAATAATGAAGGCGATATACAGCGCTGTCGAGGAGCACAAGCTTCCCGAGGATGCTCCTGTCGTAAAGATATCCGAGATGGTGAGCTGGGAAGTGGAGAAAGCTGGAAAAATGGGCGTAAGGCTAAGCATAACCAAGGCCATACTTGAGGGGTATTCGTCAATGTCTGAGGGCTCCAGGAGGATATATGCCGGAGCGAAGAGGATCCTAACAGGGCATTGA
- a CDS encoding aspartyl/glutamyl-tRNA amidotransferase subunit A has product MVTLIQTVSEHVKAAKDGNVDITEFLHKTIEESKRIQLEYSPFITLNEHVEMPKSEGMLYSLPVSVKDCICTNGIRTTAGSKVLDGYVPPFDATCVSKAKDAGAFILGKTAQDEFGFGTFSINCSYSVPKNPIDKSRTCGGSSGGAACLTAASSFPHMAIAESTGGSITAPAAFTGTVGLTPTYGIVSRYGLIDYSNSMDKIGIISKSVEDAALGLSIISGYDPLDSTSVERPSEDYTRYVHEDVKKLRVGVPKEYFTENVDERISKLVLKRLEQLQSLGIQCKETSLPLTKYALPAYYLIAMSEASTNLAKYCGLRYGKQEQSEDNFDSYFSRIRSGAFGEEAKRRIILGTYARMAGFRDAYYLKALKVRSLIIKEFKNAFKDFDALITPSMPILPPTFSDIGKLTPAQTYAMDVLTTPANLACMPTISVPIGLAEGLPVGIQIISNHFCEGKTIALGSAIEGLK; this is encoded by the coding sequence GTGGTTACATTAATACAAACTGTTAGCGAACACGTGAAGGCGGCAAAGGATGGAAACGTAGACATAACAGAGTTCTTGCATAAGACCATCGAGGAATCGAAAAGAATACAGCTGGAATACTCTCCTTTTATAACTCTGAACGAGCATGTGGAAATGCCGAAGAGCGAAGGCATGCTCTATTCGCTTCCTGTGTCTGTCAAGGACTGCATATGCACGAACGGGATAAGAACAACCGCGGGATCCAAGGTCCTTGATGGGTATGTGCCTCCTTTCGATGCGACATGCGTGTCTAAGGCAAAGGATGCCGGCGCGTTCATACTGGGCAAAACAGCCCAGGACGAGTTCGGGTTCGGCACCTTCTCGATAAACTGCTCTTATTCCGTGCCAAAGAACCCGATAGACAAGAGCAGGACCTGCGGGGGAAGCAGCGGCGGCGCCGCATGCCTTACGGCAGCATCAAGCTTTCCCCATATGGCGATAGCCGAGTCTACAGGAGGCAGCATAACCGCTCCAGCCGCATTCACCGGCACCGTGGGGCTTACCCCTACATACGGAATTGTATCCAGATACGGATTGATAGACTATTCCAACAGCATGGACAAGATAGGGATAATATCAAAATCCGTGGAGGACGCAGCGCTCGGGCTATCCATTATCTCCGGGTACGATCCATTGGATTCCACAAGCGTGGAAAGGCCGTCTGAAGACTATACGAGATACGTGCATGAAGACGTAAAAAAATTAAGGGTAGGCGTCCCGAAGGAATATTTCACCGAGAACGTTGACGAGAGGATATCGAAGCTGGTGCTCAAAAGGCTGGAGCAGCTGCAGTCTCTCGGCATACAATGCAAGGAGACGTCGCTGCCTCTTACGAAATACGCGCTTCCTGCATATTATCTTATCGCGATGAGCGAGGCTTCCACGAACCTTGCAAAATACTGCGGCCTGAGGTACGGCAAGCAGGAGCAATCAGAGGACAATTTTGACTCATATTTCTCAAGGATAAGGTCCGGCGCATTCGGCGAAGAGGCCAAAAGGAGGATAATACTTGGAACATACGCACGCATGGCAGGATTCAGGGATGCATATTACCTGAAGGCATTGAAGGTGCGCTCCCTGATCATAAAGGAATTCAAGAATGCATTCAAGGATTTCGACGCGCTGATAACCCCATCGATGCCGATACTGCCGCCGACGTTTTCTGATATAGGGAAGCTCACTCCGGCGCAGACATACGCGATGGACGTGCTCACAACTCCAGCAAACCTCGCGTGCATGCCCACGATTTCGGTGCCCATAGGGCTCGCCGAAGGGCTTCCTGTAGGGATCCAGATAATATCCAATCACTTCTGCGAGGGGAAGACAATTGCATTGGGCAGTGCAATAGAGGGATTGAAATGA
- a CDS encoding GNAT family N-acetyltransferase has protein sequence MASKIVGINYSKLYQKKSKLEIEAMFNNYVYNPRYLVAEDNSKILGFAGYIQSWMDYNFYQMFWVNVLPEHQGKGIGTTLVKRIIQLIKNKKDAYFILLTTTKPKFYERFGFKIMMKYRNNYVLMILDLKKK, from the coding sequence ATGGCATCAAAAATAGTCGGCATAAATTACTCTAAACTCTATCAAAAGAAGTCAAAGCTAGAAATAGAGGCTATGTTTAATAATTATGTGTATAATCCAAGATACTTGGTAGCAGAAGATAATAGTAAAATATTGGGTTTTGCTGGTTACATTCAATCGTGGATGGATTACAACTTCTATCAAATGTTCTGGGTTAATGTTTTACCCGAACATCAAGGTAAAGGAATAGGAACTACACTTGTCAAAAGAATTATACAACTAATAAAGAACAAGAAAGATGCATACTTTATCTTATTAACTACAACAAAGCCTAAATTTTATGAGAGATTTGGGTTTAAAATTATGATGAAATACAGAAATAATTATGTGCTTATGATTTTAGACCTAAAGAAGAAATAG
- the gatC gene encoding Asp-tRNA(Asn)/Glu-tRNA(Gln) amidotransferase subunit GatC: protein MVEYWKIDKELVEHIALISRLDLTEREKELYTKQLGEVISSFKMLDELDRFLQNEDTAFHAINFENIWREDKPKRVNWDPLSNSISKEDNYFKGPKIL from the coding sequence ATGGTAGAATACTGGAAGATAGACAAGGAGCTTGTTGAGCACATAGCCCTTATATCAAGGCTTGACCTTACCGAGCGGGAGAAGGAGCTCTATACGAAGCAGCTTGGCGAGGTCATAAGCTCGTTCAAGATGCTCGACGAGCTTGATAGATTCCTCCAGAACGAGGATACCGCGTTCCATGCAATCAATTTCGAGAACATATGGAGGGAGGACAAGCCTAAGAGGGTAAACTGGGACCCGCTGTCTAATTCTATCAGCAAGGAAGATAACTATTTCAAGGGACCCAAGATACTATAG
- a CDS encoding HD domain-containing protein — protein MASKMELITKTENYVRKELLGEGSGHDWWHILRVRNNAMQIASKESDADTLVVELSALLHDIADWKFHGGNDKASSDAARKWLKGLNLDAATTAKICNAIDEVSFKGAGVKTTPTTLEGKIVQDADRLDAMGAIGVARAFAYGGKIGREMYNPEIKPEMHESFEKYKSGKGHTINHFYEKLLLLEDRMNTETARRIAKGRHKYMQEFLERFYKEWDGKL, from the coding sequence ATGGCATCCAAAATGGAACTCATAACTAAAACGGAAAACTACGTCAGAAAAGAGCTCCTTGGGGAGGGCTCCGGACATGACTGGTGGCATATATTGAGGGTAAGGAACAACGCGATGCAAATAGCTTCAAAAGAGAGCGATGCGGATACGCTTGTAGTGGAGCTCTCCGCGCTCCTTCATGACATAGCCGACTGGAAGTTTCACGGGGGTAATGACAAGGCAAGCTCCGACGCAGCAAGGAAGTGGCTCAAGGGCCTAAATCTGGATGCCGCAACAACGGCAAAAATATGCAATGCCATAGATGAGGTTTCGTTCAAGGGTGCAGGCGTAAAGACGACCCCAACGACCCTGGAAGGCAAAATAGTCCAGGATGCCGACAGGCTTGACGCGATGGGCGCGATAGGCGTAGCGAGGGCATTTGCATACGGTGGTAAAATCGGAAGGGAGATGTACAATCCTGAAATAAAACCGGAAATGCACGAATCTTTCGAGAAGTACAAAAGCGGCAAGGGCCACACGATAAATCATTTCTACGAAAAATTGCTATTGCTGGAGGACCGTATGAATACTGAAACTGCAAGAAGAATTGCCAAGGGGCGCCACAAATACATGCAGGAATTTCTTGAAAGGTTCTACAAGGAGTGGGACGGGAAACTGTAA
- the gatB gene encoding Asp-tRNA(Asn)/Glu-tRNA(Gln) amidotransferase subunit GatB yields MTKIGLEIHCQLNTRTKLFCADLTSSGNAKPNENTCPICLGFPGYKPKINKMAIDYTIMAALALECGIAERSLFSRKTYFYPDLSKNYQITQYEMPIAENGQLAIGEKKIRIRRVHLEEDPAQIAYVGGGITNAKYTLINYNRSGTPLIEIVTEPDFESPREARDFLEKLSSILEHIGIYEPTKEGSIRIDANVSTHGERVELKNITGFENVEKALNFEIVRQNGLARMQEEISRETRHFDANTNTTKKLRSKEYEEDYGYIFDPDLPMLKIDREWVSRISSTMPELPDIRIARFIKEYGIDEYTSKVMIYYDKNIADFFEKCCKMYQNPKTVANWISNYLMKSLNWRSERIKDSKVKPEMFVELLQMMESKEITERYAKELIKEYVDTGISPRELAKKNSIHINNDELRNIVVKAIEENRKAVEDFRKGNNDALQFLIGVVLSRTKKQGDPIVIKRLITEQLNG; encoded by the coding sequence ATGACAAAGATAGGATTGGAGATACACTGCCAGCTCAACACGCGTACAAAGCTGTTCTGCGCGGATCTTACCAGCTCCGGCAACGCGAAACCCAACGAGAACACATGCCCCATATGCCTCGGATTCCCGGGTTACAAGCCTAAGATAAACAAGATGGCGATAGACTACACGATAATGGCTGCTTTGGCGTTGGAATGCGGAATAGCTGAGAGGTCGCTTTTCTCAAGAAAAACCTACTTCTACCCGGATCTGTCGAAAAACTACCAGATAACGCAGTACGAGATGCCCATCGCGGAGAACGGCCAACTTGCGATAGGTGAAAAGAAAATAAGGATAAGGCGCGTGCATCTTGAGGAGGACCCTGCGCAGATAGCATATGTCGGAGGCGGAATAACAAACGCAAAATACACGCTCATAAACTACAACAGGTCCGGAACCCCGTTGATAGAGATAGTGACAGAGCCGGATTTCGAGTCGCCAAGGGAGGCAAGGGACTTCCTCGAGAAGCTGTCCTCGATCCTCGAGCACATAGGAATCTACGAGCCCACCAAGGAGGGCTCCATAAGGATAGATGCGAACGTATCGACACACGGGGAGCGGGTCGAGCTCAAGAACATAACCGGATTCGAGAACGTGGAGAAGGCGCTCAACTTCGAGATAGTGCGGCAGAACGGGCTGGCAAGGATGCAGGAGGAAATAAGCCGCGAAACAAGGCACTTTGACGCCAATACTAATACTACTAAGAAGCTCAGGTCCAAGGAATACGAGGAGGATTACGGCTACATATTCGATCCTGATCTTCCGATGCTGAAAATAGACAGGGAATGGGTTAGCAGGATAAGCTCGACTATGCCTGAGTTACCGGACATAAGGATTGCAAGATTCATAAAGGAATATGGAATTGACGAGTATACGTCCAAGGTCATGATATACTACGACAAGAACATCGCTGATTTCTTCGAGAAGTGCTGCAAGATGTACCAAAACCCTAAAACCGTGGCAAACTGGATATCAAATTACCTCATGAAAAGCCTGAACTGGCGCTCCGAGCGCATAAAGGATTCCAAGGTTAAGCCGGAAATGTTCGTCGAGCTTCTTCAGATGATGGAAAGCAAGGAAATAACCGAGCGATACGCAAAGGAGCTGATAAAGGAATATGTCGATACCGGAATTTCTCCGAGGGAGCTCGCAAAAAAGAATTCGATACACATAAATAATGATGAATTAAGAAATATTGTAGTCAAGGCAATAGAAGAAAACAGGAAGGCAGTTGAAGATTTCAGGAAGGGGAACAACGATGCTCTGCAGTTCCTCATAGGCGTAGTGCTGTCGCGCACAAAGAAGCAGGGAGATCCAATCGTAATAAAAAGGCTGATAACGGAACAACTGAATGGCTAA
- a CDS encoding isoprenylcysteine carboxylmethyltransferase family protein — MLVYFDIPSLLRFPVSPLFPSGMGEFIFVISYFIWFYFDIINQVFATFRNRNAKVSIKNDKFSIVAIYIGYIAILYTVGWLGGLRVSTGFGGMPVWTFYLGLAVLFLGIFMRLWSEYTLGRFFTYPVMVLKGHRLVRRGPYRYIRHPSYLGGLLIVMAFGFVVRSWIGVVAAAGIILLAYSYRIYLEESALRRNFGKEYENYARKTKMLIPNIL, encoded by the coding sequence GTGCTTGTTTATTTTGACATACCATCGCTGTTAAGGTTCCCGGTATCGCCGCTGTTCCCTTCGGGAATGGGGGAATTCATCTTTGTAATATCATATTTCATCTGGTTTTACTTTGACATAATAAACCAGGTATTTGCCACATTCCGGAACAGGAATGCAAAAGTAAGTATAAAGAACGACAAATTTTCCATAGTGGCCATATATATCGGCTACATCGCGATACTGTATACCGTAGGCTGGCTTGGTGGCCTGAGGGTTTCCACAGGGTTTGGCGGAATGCCGGTATGGACTTTCTACCTCGGGCTGGCTGTGCTCTTCCTTGGCATATTCATGAGGCTATGGAGCGAATACACGCTTGGAAGGTTCTTCACGTATCCGGTAATGGTGCTAAAAGGCCATAGGCTGGTGCGGAGGGGCCCATACAGGTATATAAGGCACCCGTCATACCTTGGGGGATTGCTGATAGTGATGGCATTCGGATTTGTGGTGCGCTCGTGGATCGGCGTGGTAGCAGCGGCAGGCATAATCCTCCTCGCATACTCTTATCGCATATATCTTGAGGAGAGTGCCTTGAGGAGGAACTTCGGCAAAGAATACGAGAATTACGCAAGGAAAACAAAAATGCTGATACCGAACATACTATGA